A region from the Mycoplasmopsis bovigenitalium genome encodes:
- a CDS encoding lipoate--protein ligase — protein sequence MKIYRIKETSPYITLPIENIILNDPDMTGDILILYQHDNAIIIGANQNTHEEINRHYVIEKDIKLARRKSGGGAVYHDMGNINFSFITDYNGQSGYERFLAPIIDFLRSLGLNAEFHGRNDVHVNGAKISGNAQYLSKNRIVSHGTILYNVDLTKLSNALNPARIKYESKGIQSVRSRVTNVYDELIEKMDVEEFIQRLIAYFVEHKNAKLHEIPYDKYKQQLDELSKFVSSDEWIYNKAATFTFKSGNKFKGGIINVKGNIEKGIIKNIKFEGDFLSKKDVSEIEPLFNEILLSEDAVRSVFTKFNFAEYFGTITQEELLSLILG from the coding sequence ATGAAAATATATAGAATCAAGGAAACTAGTCCTTATATTACACTCCCAATCGAAAACATAATCCTTAATGACCCCGACATGACTGGTGATATATTAATTTTATATCAACACGATAATGCAATAATTATTGGTGCAAACCAAAACACACACGAAGAAATTAACAGACATTATGTTATTGAAAAAGACATTAAATTAGCAAGAAGAAAATCAGGCGGTGGTGCCGTATACCATGATATGGGTAATATTAACTTTAGTTTTATTACTGATTACAATGGCCAAAGCGGATACGAACGCTTTTTAGCTCCTATCATTGATTTTTTACGCTCACTAGGCTTAAATGCTGAATTCCACGGGCGTAATGATGTTCACGTTAATGGCGCAAAAATAAGTGGTAATGCTCAATACCTAAGCAAAAATAGAATAGTAAGTCACGGAACCATTTTATATAATGTCGATTTAACCAAATTATCAAATGCCCTAAACCCAGCTAGAATTAAATACGAATCAAAAGGCATTCAATCTGTTAGATCGCGTGTAACTAATGTTTATGACGAATTAATTGAAAAAATGGATGTAGAAGAATTTATTCAAAGACTTATCGCATATTTTGTTGAACATAAAAATGCAAAACTGCATGAAATACCATACGACAAGTACAAACAACAACTTGATGAATTATCTAAATTTGTGAGTTCAGATGAATGAATATACAATAAAGCAGCGACTTTTACATTCAAAAGTGGAAATAAATTCAAGGGCGGAATAATTAATGTTAAAGGAAATATTGAAAAGGGAATTATAAAAAATATCAAATTTGAAGGCGATTTTTTAAGTAAAAAAGATGTTAGCGAAATTGAACCATTATTTAATGAAATTTTACTTTCAGAAGATGCTGTTCGTTCAGTCTTTACTAAATTTAATTTTGCTGAATATTTTGGCACAATAACTCAAGAAGAATTGCTTTCACTAATACTAGGATAA
- a CDS encoding alpha/beta fold hydrolase — translation MIRKQIQLKNESISYLTDEKLSNIVVLFLHGFGDDATRATTLFQCKNRLYSMVSIDMPGCGKSSNNIGQPTLQYYCDIVGEFIDKFLPNREIYIVNHSLGTIPALYNATNNPNIKYVFGVAPAMPTANALKNDKRIKWMLPNNPEDWYDSQFNLFSEFDNDWIIRADVKQKILDTPQDYIDERKRVFSVLAHEIFAMTFIENVYKNFFAKNKNFTAIVSRNDKYINFSDVENYIKLYNLGTYELNDSGHAMFYKNTQKIHNYINNFIIKKEGLY, via the coding sequence ATGATAAGAAAACAAATTCAATTGAAAAATGAATCAATTAGTTATTTAACTGATGAAAAATTATCAAATATAGTTGTCTTATTTTTGCATGGTTTTGGAGACGATGCAACGCGGGCAACAACACTTTTTCAATGCAAAAATAGACTTTATTCAATGGTTTCCATTGATATGCCGGGTTGCGGCAAATCAAGCAATAATATTGGTCAGCCGACTTTGCAATATTATTGTGATATTGTAGGCGAATTTATTGATAAATTCCTTCCTAACCGCGAAATTTATATAGTTAATCACTCTTTAGGCACAATCCCGGCTTTATATAATGCAACAAACAACCCAAATATCAAGTATGTTTTTGGGGTTGCACCGGCAATGCCAACAGCGAATGCTTTAAAAAATGATAAACGAATTAAATGAATGTTGCCAAATAACCCTGAGGACTGATATGACTCTCAATTCAATCTTTTTTCTGAATTTGATAATGACTGAATTATAAGAGCTGATGTAAAACAAAAAATATTAGATACTCCGCAAGATTATATTGATGAACGTAAACGTGTATTTTCTGTATTGGCACACGAAATTTTTGCTATGACTTTTATTGAAAATGTATACAAAAATTTCTTTGCAAAAAACAAAAATTTTACTGCTATCGTAAGTAGAAATGATAAATATATTAATTTTTCTGATGTTGAAAATTATATAAAACTATATAATTTGGGGACGTATGAACTGAATGATTCAGGTCATGCCATGTTTTACAAAAACACACAAAAAATACATAATTACATAAATAATTTTATTATCAAAAAGGAGGGTCTATATTAA
- a CDS encoding PQ-loop domain-containing transporter yields MDQSGSNNTNIINNIVWLSLDFNKPVSAWTAWVFGIVSIILTIGVGVPQLISLIKNKDTGDGIKYYTFWIFFSGILGWTIIGSFDAAETKKLATAIANMVSSIIFAITIFLSYLYSRDQKRKSMAYIIGAFSITLALTIAAVSLYGIIANKRMPGWLMNISVWVFPVLTTFSFLPAAISSFMKGKFEGMSSGMLITLLTLNIGWLGYWIALGLNSSFDFALNMAIVWQVLALLIYLSLTVLLIVNVAEKQKTKISLVKAEFLLLNFINEIKFY; encoded by the coding sequence ATGGATCAATCTGGATCAAATAATACAAATATCATTAACAATATTGTCTGACTTAGTCTTGATTTTAATAAACCAGTATCTGCATGAACTGCTTGAGTGTTTGGTATAGTGTCAATAATTTTAACTATTGGCGTCGGAGTTCCTCAGTTAATAAGCTTAATTAAAAACAAAGACACGGGTGACGGGATAAAATATTACACCTTTTGAATCTTTTTTTCAGGTATCTTGGGATGAACAATCATTGGTTCTTTCGATGCTGCTGAAACTAAAAAATTAGCAACAGCTATAGCCAACATGGTGTCATCAATTATTTTTGCAATAACAATATTTTTATCATATTTATACTCAAGAGACCAAAAAAGAAAATCAATGGCTTATATAATAGGGGCTTTTTCAATAACATTAGCACTAACAATAGCTGCTGTGTCGTTATATGGAATTATTGCTAATAAACGTATGCCTGGGTGATTAATGAATATTAGTGTTTGAGTCTTCCCAGTTCTTACTACATTCAGTTTCTTGCCTGCCGCTATTTCTTCATTTATGAAAGGGAAATTTGAAGGTATGTCAAGTGGAATGTTAATAACTTTATTGACACTAAATATCGGTTGATTAGGTTATTGAATTGCTCTTGGACTAAACTCTTCATTCGATTTTGCCTTAAATATGGCAATAGTTTGACAAGTTCTAGCATTATTAATCTACTTATCACTAACTGTTCTATTGATTGTAAATGTTGCTGAAAAACAAAAAACAAAAATTTCGCTCGTTAAAGCGGAATTTTTATTATTGAATTTTATCAATGAAATCAAATTTTACTAA
- a CDS encoding variable surface lipoprotein: protein MKKKIIWALATLSTFPLIAASCQSKTKNNPQQTTTSEQNVLNQQEVKRIKELKQATRISKQIYQEIEKSNPEDKLLINFKPTIQKFYTDFESKLSKEIKSDDVEHLRNEFSQFLDYYLMIIYIKYDYKDLRDHILKTFPEAQNQINQVDAKFNELSNRNGYEKNAYSSLLGNLTVIYGDKLLKYLDKNPDADVTFPPDSRFSKIYPEKNLKEIKMTYSGMYKSVESLVKNKPEYQEKIKK, encoded by the coding sequence ATGAAAAAGAAAATTATTTGAGCGTTAGCAACATTAAGCACATTTCCATTAATTGCGGCTTCGTGCCAAAGTAAAACTAAAAATAACCCGCAGCAAACAACAACAAGTGAGCAAAATGTATTAAACCAGCAAGAAGTTAAACGAATTAAAGAATTAAAACAAGCCACAAGGATAAGCAAACAAATATACCAAGAAATTGAAAAATCTAACCCAGAAGACAAACTTTTAATAAATTTCAAGCCTACAATTCAAAAATTCTATACTGATTTTGAATCTAAATTAAGCAAAGAAATAAAATCTGACGATGTTGAACATTTGAGAAACGAGTTTTCGCAATTTTTAGATTATTATTTAATGATTATTTATATTAAATATGATTACAAAGACTTACGAGATCACATTTTAAAGACATTCCCTGAAGCACAAAATCAAATTAACCAAGTGGATGCAAAATTCAATGAATTATCAAACAGAAATGGTTATGAAAAAAATGCATATAGTTCATTACTTGGTAATTTGACGGTTATATACGGTGATAAACTTTTAAAGTATCTAGATAAGAATCCAGATGCAGATGTCACTTTTCCTCCTGACTCACGTTTTTCAAAAATATATCCAGAAAAAAATCTTAAAGAAATTAAAATGACTTATTCTGGAATGTATAAATCAGTTGAAAGTTTAGTTAAAAATAAACCAGAATATCAAGAAAAAATTAAAAAATAA